From a region of the Paenibacillus sp. FSL R10-2734 genome:
- a CDS encoding zinc ribbon domain-containing protein produces MSFFNKVKAGVSEAGNKAKTVVEINRLKLQNNSKQNDIDQQYQVMGKLLFEAVAQGAGPLPSEQIEKNISRILELKSEIEVNLGLIAGLSDVKQCKGCGGNVAIEARFCPSCGSTFEAAKEPIRDVTPSSITLDKKE; encoded by the coding sequence ATGAGCTTTTTTAACAAGGTTAAGGCAGGCGTGAGCGAGGCTGGGAATAAAGCAAAGACAGTGGTGGAGATCAATCGATTGAAATTACAGAACAACAGCAAGCAGAATGATATTGACCAGCAGTATCAGGTAATGGGGAAATTGTTGTTTGAAGCTGTAGCTCAAGGTGCAGGACCACTGCCGAGTGAGCAGATTGAGAAGAATATCTCCCGTATTCTTGAACTGAAATCGGAGATCGAGGTCAATCTCGGGCTAATCGCTGGGTTGTCCGATGTGAAGCAATGTAAAGGATGCGGTGGCAATGTGGCAATTGAGGCACGCTTTTGTCCGAGCTGCGGATCAACTTTTGAAGCGGCCAAAGAGCCTATTCGTGATGTAACACCATCTTCGATTACATTGGATAAGAAGGAATAA
- a CDS encoding PspC domain-containing protein, with translation MKKLYRSLSDKKISGLCGGLARYTGIDATILRLITVAAALFSFGTVLILYVIASVIVPKEPFSNFSEGPDFY, from the coding sequence ATGAAAAAATTATATCGTTCCCTAAGTGACAAAAAGATTAGCGGTTTATGCGGAGGTCTAGCTCGGTACACAGGCATTGACGCAACAATCCTACGTCTCATAACTGTTGCAGCAGCACTTTTCAGCTTCGGTACAGTACTTATCTTGTACGTTATCGCCAGCGTCATCGTCCCTAAAGAACCGTTTAGCAACTTTTCAGAAGGACCTGATTTCTACTAA
- a CDS encoding PspA/IM30 family protein, translating to MSLFKRISTLTKAALHEGLNKLESPVLLTGQYLRDLENEIATAERNERDLKVTASVLERRKQEYTRLIEQSEAEAVQAVEQGNEERARLALMAKIRYAEQLEECINSQAKTQHSLAELEINIARAKEEREQLKAKRTELIARAQQATETLSSAPHSSHSSVKGPNVGTASRGFERMEEKIFEWEALAENSKNKFSSGSGAASSIDPNLRSAVDDEIERIRNRKINSDKK from the coding sequence ATGAGTTTATTCAAAAGAATTTCCACCCTCACTAAAGCTGCCCTACACGAAGGTCTGAACAAATTAGAAAGCCCGGTGCTGCTAACTGGTCAATATTTACGTGATCTTGAGAACGAAATAGCTACTGCAGAGCGCAATGAGCGCGATTTAAAGGTTACAGCGAGTGTATTGGAACGTCGCAAACAAGAATATACCCGGTTGATAGAACAAAGCGAAGCCGAAGCCGTTCAAGCAGTTGAGCAGGGAAATGAAGAAAGAGCTCGCCTTGCACTGATGGCCAAGATACGGTATGCGGAACAGCTGGAAGAATGCATCAATAGCCAGGCAAAAACTCAGCACTCCCTAGCAGAACTGGAGATCAATATCGCTAGAGCTAAGGAAGAGCGTGAACAGCTCAAAGCAAAAAGAACCGAGCTTATCGCTCGTGCTCAGCAAGCAACAGAAACATTAAGCTCGGCTCCTCATAGCAGCCATAGCAGTGTAAAAGGACCCAATGTGGGTACCGCTTCACGCGGGTTTGAACGAATGGAAGAGAAAATTTTCGAGTGGGAAGCATTGGCGGAAAACTCCAAAAATAAATTCAGCTCAGGCTCAGGAGCAGCTTCATCCATTGATCCCAACCTTCGTAGTGCCGTTGACGATGAAATCGAACGAATCCGTAACCGGAAAATCAATAGTGACAAAAAATAA
- a CDS encoding DNA alkylation repair protein has translation MDKTIKEQLLGLADADYQKFSAALIPTVDNVIGVRLPELRKLAKTIAKGDWRAYLARAESDYFEEVMLQGMVLGYVKTELEEIQHYIADFIPKIDNWSVCDSFCTGLKFTIKNKEQMWDFIVPYLLSEKEYEIRFAVVMMLNFFIEEAYINQILQLLDKVRHEGYYVKMAVSWALSMCYVKLPAATIGYLRNNSLDDFTYNKALQKITESYRVDPETKNMIRGMKRSRKK, from the coding sequence GTGGACAAAACAATAAAGGAACAGCTATTAGGGTTAGCAGATGCGGACTATCAGAAGTTTTCAGCGGCTTTAATTCCGACGGTCGATAACGTAATAGGGGTTAGACTGCCGGAGCTGCGTAAGCTCGCCAAAACCATTGCAAAGGGAGACTGGAGAGCTTATTTGGCACGGGCTGAGTCTGATTATTTTGAAGAAGTAATGCTGCAAGGTATGGTGCTTGGGTATGTGAAGACAGAGCTTGAAGAAATCCAACATTACATTGCGGACTTTATTCCTAAAATCGATAACTGGTCGGTATGCGATAGCTTTTGCACAGGCCTGAAGTTTACTATAAAGAATAAAGAGCAGATGTGGGACTTTATAGTGCCGTATCTGTTATCTGAAAAAGAATATGAGATTCGATTTGCAGTAGTAATGATGCTTAATTTCTTTATCGAAGAGGCGTACATCAACCAGATTCTACAACTTCTCGATAAGGTCAGACATGAAGGGTATTATGTAAAAATGGCGGTTTCTTGGGCGCTTTCGATGTGTTATGTGAAATTGCCTGCGGCAACGATAGGTTATTTGAGAAACAACAGCTTAGATGATTTCACTTATAACAAGGCTTTGCAGAAAATCACGGAATCTTACCGTGTAGATCCGGAAACGAAAAATATGATTCGTGGCATGAAGAGGAGTAGGAAAAAATAA
- a CDS encoding DNA-3-methyladenine glycosylase 2 family protein: protein MGTVVTKFFEYGQADIDYLRSVDPVLGAAMTQMGKVGRVVIPDLFTALIYAIVGQLISVKAVQTIWARMQDRFGEITPQQLAIHTADEIQACGMTMKKAVCIHDISNLVAQGDFKLEELYGLSDQEVVQRLMTLKGIGKWTAEMMLLNSMERPDVISWGDIAIRRGMVKLYGLDTLTKDQFEQYRLTYSPLGSVASIYLWEISFQ from the coding sequence TTGGGAACTGTGGTAACTAAATTTTTTGAATATGGGCAAGCAGATATAGATTACCTCAGGAGTGTGGACCCAGTGCTTGGAGCGGCGATGACGCAAATGGGGAAAGTGGGGCGTGTTGTTATACCGGATCTTTTCACTGCGCTTATCTATGCCATAGTAGGTCAGCTAATCTCAGTTAAAGCGGTTCAGACCATTTGGGCAAGAATGCAGGATCGATTCGGAGAGATTACTCCGCAGCAGCTAGCCATACACACGGCGGATGAGATTCAGGCTTGCGGCATGACGATGAAAAAGGCGGTTTGCATTCATGACATTTCCAATCTAGTCGCGCAGGGTGATTTCAAGCTGGAGGAGCTATATGGATTATCAGATCAAGAGGTTGTTCAGAGACTCATGACATTAAAAGGCATTGGTAAGTGGACCGCAGAGATGATGCTACTCAATTCGATGGAGCGCCCAGATGTAATTAGTTGGGGAGATATCGCAATTCGTCGTGGCATGGTGAAACTGTATGGGCTAGATACGCTTACTAAAGATCAATTTGAACAATACCGGCTTACATATTCACCTTTAGGGTCAGTGGCTTCCATATACTTGTGGGAGATTTCATTTCAATAA
- a CDS encoding VWA domain-containing protein, with protein MSSIDLRKKIVQITLEKKNLTGVTARVGIVLDITGSMRNLYANGTVQEVVERILAVACKFDDNHSLDVWVYDTEFSRLPPVTEQELGSYVFTHIMNNNTIHKFGRNNEPPVMEDIINKYTEEEPDSTPVFIIFINDGGVVKPTKKVITAASVQPIFWQFVGIGNSDFEVLMQLDTMKGRLVDNANFIHLDRIEQVTDEELYDQLLNEFPLWLKAAKEKRLIRA; from the coding sequence CTGTCCTCCATTGATTTACGCAAAAAGATTGTCCAGATCACCTTAGAAAAAAAGAACCTGACAGGCGTAACTGCGAGAGTAGGAATCGTACTGGATATTACAGGCTCGATGAGAAATCTCTATGCGAATGGGACAGTGCAAGAAGTGGTAGAGCGTATTTTGGCGGTTGCCTGTAAATTCGATGATAACCATTCATTGGACGTATGGGTATACGACACCGAGTTTAGTCGCTTGCCACCTGTTACAGAACAGGAATTAGGAAGTTATGTTTTTACACATATTATGAACAATAATACAATCCATAAATTTGGCCGTAATAATGAGCCACCGGTGATGGAGGATATCATCAATAAATATACAGAGGAAGAGCCTGATTCCACGCCGGTATTTATCATATTCATCAACGACGGTGGTGTCGTGAAACCTACTAAGAAGGTGATTACGGCGGCCTCTGTTCAACCGATTTTCTGGCAGTTTGTAGGAATTGGAAATTCGGATTTTGAGGTTTTGATGCAGCTCGATACGATGAAGGGGCGTTTGGTGGATAACGCTAATTTTATTCATCTGGATCGGATTGAACAGGTGACGGATGAGGAGCTTTACGATCAGCTGCTAAATGAATTCCCCTTATGGCTAAAAGCAGCGAAGGAAAAGCGACTTATTCGAGCATAA
- a CDS encoding 3'-5' exonuclease codes for MDFIAIDFETANSSRSSACALGLVEVKDGRITTEHSWLIDPQQRFDGMNISIHGITPSMVIGQPTFHELWPTVEPLLHGQIVVAHNASFDMSVLRYCLDGMSLGYPSFQYLCTYLLGKKMLPDLPSHKLNIVSEHFGIELKHHDALDDARAAALVLLMLMERESHHDPLLLSTSQGYTSGTMFAGGYTPFSARKSKPAKRPVNKQRTKNFYL; via the coding sequence ATGGACTTTATAGCAATTGACTTTGAAACGGCAAATTCCAGTCGATCCAGCGCCTGTGCTTTAGGACTTGTGGAAGTTAAAGATGGAAGGATAACGACAGAACATTCTTGGCTAATCGATCCGCAGCAGCGGTTTGACGGCATGAACATTTCGATACATGGCATCACCCCCTCCATGGTAATCGGTCAGCCTACATTCCATGAATTATGGCCCACCGTTGAACCTTTGTTACACGGACAAATCGTTGTAGCGCACAATGCCTCTTTTGATATGAGCGTTCTACGGTATTGCCTCGATGGAATGTCCTTAGGCTATCCGAGCTTTCAATACTTATGTACCTATTTATTAGGCAAAAAGATGCTGCCCGACCTGCCCTCTCATAAGCTTAATATAGTCTCCGAGCATTTCGGCATTGAGCTGAAGCACCATGACGCTCTCGATGACGCGCGCGCAGCAGCCTTGGTCCTATTAATGCTTATGGAGCGAGAATCACACCATGATCCGCTTTTGCTTTCTACTAGCCAAGGATATACTAGCGGAACTATGTTTGCTGGTGGATACACTCCTTTTTCTGCCCGTAAGAGTAAGCCTGCTAAGAGACCTGTGAACAAACAAAGAACGAAAAACTTCTATTTATAA
- a CDS encoding HD domain-containing protein → MTQIKQLAPQDEFVGFYLLRELAIKQTNGTPPKDYFDLVLGDSSGQLSAKYWDVSTTDKETFFPMALVKVRGIAHTYREKLQIKVTKIRLVNDEDGVALTDFIRSAPIRPVDLIHTINGVMASITDPEIASIVSFCVSKVEEKLMHYPAAKTHHHAYFAGLAYHMVRMLEIGDFLCKQRPFLNPDLMKAGIILHDIAKPEEMISQLGIVSEYSVQGKLIGHISMASNWITEAAIRLDIDLNSEKVLALQHLVLSHHNLGEWGSPVQPQTAEAVALHHIDAMDAKLQMVEDALDTTPETEEWTPFIRGLENKAVYRMKI, encoded by the coding sequence ATGACACAAATTAAACAGCTCGCTCCACAAGATGAATTTGTAGGCTTTTATCTCTTAAGAGAGCTAGCGATCAAACAAACGAACGGTACCCCTCCAAAGGATTATTTTGACTTAGTTTTGGGGGATTCCAGTGGGCAACTGTCCGCGAAATATTGGGATGTCAGCACGACCGATAAAGAAACCTTTTTTCCTATGGCGCTTGTGAAGGTTCGTGGGATCGCTCACACTTATCGTGAGAAATTGCAAATCAAAGTTACTAAAATCAGATTGGTGAACGATGAGGATGGCGTTGCGTTAACGGATTTCATCCGTTCCGCTCCTATTCGTCCAGTAGACCTTATTCATACGATTAACGGAGTTATGGCGAGCATCACAGATCCAGAGATTGCTTCGATCGTCTCTTTTTGTGTGAGTAAAGTGGAAGAGAAATTGATGCATTATCCGGCAGCCAAAACGCATCATCATGCTTATTTTGCCGGACTTGCTTATCATATGGTTCGAATGCTGGAGATCGGGGATTTTCTGTGCAAGCAGCGCCCCTTCTTGAATCCGGATTTGATGAAGGCTGGAATTATTCTGCATGATATCGCGAAGCCGGAGGAGATGATCTCCCAGCTCGGAATTGTCTCGGAATATAGCGTTCAGGGTAAGCTGATTGGTCATATCTCGATGGCATCTAACTGGATTACGGAAGCGGCCATCCGCTTAGACATTGATTTGAATTCGGAGAAGGTTCTGGCGTTACAGCATCTCGTATTGTCACACCATAACCTGGGCGAATGGGGCAGTCCTGTTCAGCCGCAGACGGCTGAGGCCGTAGCTCTGCATCATATTGATGCGATGGACGCGAAGTTGCAAATGGTAGAGGATGCTCTGGATACCACACCAGAAACCGAAGAATGGACGCCATTCATCAGAGGTTTGGAGAATAAGGCAGTTTATCGGATGAAGATATAG
- a CDS encoding FMN-binding protein, translating to MKKLISLTVSAAILLAPFAYTLNVPALNLKVDAVSAASEEADTPAAKPTAKPAATAKPVATPKATVKPVATPKATVKPTVKPTATPKATVKPTATPKATAAPAATAKPATTPKATAAPAATVVPAATVKPVATTLPVTIKENVYQDGVYVAYGDAYSKGTEGAKIEIKDGKITSVDLLRTSPKLIDRDARNNYSALWQAYGLMKNKLIGKTRDGAAAVDAVSGATRSSNGWKLSVDRAFERALTVKDTDAIYFDGVHMGIDPTGKYAVFATYESNKLTAVKVYPLNSNGDFVDEKTYTAEQSATVAAITPALLAKGTAAQPVAGLEADFKAATNAFWDAEQNAKVNNTSAYVDGFYSSYGTARSVGVERADIVIRNGKVVDVKLFRLGNNLIDRGATAYAEVVKANAPMTAKLLANGSYFANYDEKVDGISGATESSHGWNQAVERAFEKALKVPGESKYFDGKFAGVDNQSKVLLLVDVASDAVTNIKVSLFGTDGKLIADDKLSAEQKSLVGTLTSGLLEKGVQMTDITGQEALSAAAKAALTDALTNASKVQGAYKDGSFTAFGDAYDKGTNRADVTLRNGKIVNVALYRVGMNLVDRGEAAYPEVVKAIPQLKASFLAAGTREAVQGVDAVSGATSSSVALKTAVDRAYGKAEIVEANKAAYFDGIFIGVSADKLVNVMTYVEHGVPVKMLVYYLDKDGKTRTINQLTDAELAVKSEIESTSTGTSLHKYGYRAAAFGNNDAEKEVSTKVVEAIKSALETAGK from the coding sequence TTGAAAAAACTAATTTCTTTAACGGTTAGCGCGGCAATATTGTTAGCGCCATTTGCTTACACACTTAATGTGCCTGCTTTGAACTTGAAGGTGGATGCAGTATCCGCAGCTTCTGAAGAAGCAGATACACCAGCAGCAAAACCAACAGCAAAACCAGCAGCAACGGCAAAACCAGTAGCAACACCAAAAGCTACAGTAAAACCAGTAGCGACACCAAAAGCAACGGTAAAACCGACAGTAAAACCAACAGCAACACCAAAAGCAACAGTAAAACCAACAGCAACACCAAAGGCAACTGCGGCTCCAGCAGCAACAGCAAAGCCAGCTACAACACCAAAGGCAACCGCTGCACCAGCGGCTACAGTAGTTCCAGCAGCGACTGTTAAGCCTGTGGCTACAACATTGCCTGTTACAATTAAGGAAAATGTATATCAAGATGGAGTTTACGTAGCTTATGGAGATGCTTATTCCAAAGGTACTGAAGGCGCAAAGATCGAAATTAAAGATGGAAAAATTACTAGCGTTGATCTCCTGAGAACCAGCCCTAAGCTGATCGATAGAGATGCGCGCAACAATTATAGCGCTTTATGGCAAGCTTATGGACTGATGAAGAATAAATTGATAGGTAAAACAAGAGATGGAGCAGCGGCAGTTGATGCTGTTTCGGGAGCTACACGCTCTAGTAATGGCTGGAAATTGTCTGTAGACAGAGCGTTTGAAAGAGCTCTAACAGTGAAAGATACAGATGCAATTTACTTTGATGGTGTTCATATGGGCATAGATCCTACAGGTAAATATGCAGTATTTGCAACCTACGAATCCAATAAGCTCACAGCTGTTAAAGTGTACCCACTGAACAGTAATGGTGATTTCGTGGATGAGAAGACTTACACAGCTGAGCAATCCGCAACAGTGGCAGCTATAACTCCAGCATTGCTGGCTAAAGGAACAGCTGCGCAACCTGTCGCAGGACTCGAAGCCGACTTTAAGGCTGCGACTAATGCTTTCTGGGATGCTGAGCAGAATGCAAAGGTTAACAATACTTCTGCTTATGTAGACGGTTTCTATTCCTCTTACGGGACTGCAAGAAGCGTTGGTGTTGAAAGAGCTGACATCGTGATCCGCAACGGTAAGGTAGTGGATGTGAAGCTGTTCAGACTTGGAAATAACCTAATTGACAGAGGCGCAACGGCTTATGCAGAAGTTGTAAAAGCTAATGCTCCGATGACAGCTAAGTTGCTTGCCAATGGATCTTACTTCGCTAATTATGACGAGAAGGTTGATGGGATTTCCGGAGCTACAGAAAGTAGTCACGGTTGGAATCAGGCCGTAGAAAGAGCTTTCGAAAAAGCACTGAAAGTTCCTGGTGAAAGTAAATATTTTGACGGCAAATTTGCAGGTGTAGATAACCAATCTAAAGTGTTACTGCTTGTTGATGTTGCTTCTGATGCAGTTACAAACATTAAAGTAAGCTTGTTTGGAACTGACGGCAAGCTGATTGCTGACGATAAACTAAGTGCAGAACAAAAATCTCTGGTAGGTACACTTACTTCAGGATTGCTTGAAAAAGGTGTGCAAATGACCGATATCACAGGTCAAGAAGCGTTATCCGCAGCTGCCAAAGCTGCACTGACTGATGCTTTGACTAACGCATCTAAAGTTCAAGGCGCTTATAAAGACGGAAGCTTCACTGCATTTGGTGATGCCTATGATAAAGGAACAAACAGAGCAGACGTTACCCTGCGTAACGGTAAGATCGTAAATGTTGCACTGTATCGTGTAGGAATGAATCTTGTAGATAGAGGCGAAGCTGCTTACCCTGAGGTGGTAAAAGCGATTCCTCAATTGAAAGCTAGCTTCCTTGCAGCAGGTACTAGAGAAGCTGTGCAAGGCGTAGACGCTGTTTCCGGCGCAACTAGCAGTAGCGTAGCGCTTAAGACTGCAGTGGATAGAGCTTACGGAAAAGCTGAGATTGTTGAAGCTAACAAAGCTGCTTATTTCGATGGAATCTTCATTGGTGTAAGTGCTGATAAGCTTGTAAATGTTATGACGTATGTAGAACATGGCGTTCCTGTTAAAATGCTTGTCTACTATCTTGATAAAGATGGAAAGACAAGAACAATTAATCAATTGACGGATGCTGAGTTGGCCGTGAAGAGCGAGATTGAGTCGACTTCAACTGGCACTAGTCTGCACAAGTATGGATACCGTGCAGCAGCCTTCGGAAATAATGATGCAGAGAAAGAAGTATCGACTAAAGTGGTAGAAGCCATTAAATCAGCGCTTGAAACAGCGGGTAAATAA
- the hemH gene encoding ferrochelatase, with protein sequence MNKQPPIGVILAQIGTPTAPTAKAVRPYLKRFLSDRRIIDYSPLLWQPLLRGVILRTRPRRSAELYRQIWTAEGSPLLLNSLAQQSGLQALLGPRYKVELGLAYSEPSMEQAMNKLETAGITRIIIVPLFPQYSSTTTASVFDQASFAALGRQSSTGPVTKRLIPALRFMDAYYNEPGYISAMKSHLLQQIELLSADPDYFVLTFHGIPKRYADTGDPYPQQCMETAHLLASAMNWEPGSWQVTFQSRFGREEWVGPSTADVLGGLAERGIRKPLIFSPGLVTDCLETLHELAIEGREQFEAGGGYAEDFVAVPCLNNHEEWLQFLAQHVEQNALGW encoded by the coding sequence TTGAATAAACAGCCCCCTATTGGAGTTATACTCGCTCAAATTGGTACACCCACTGCACCAACCGCTAAAGCTGTGCGTCCTTATCTGAAACGTTTTTTATCCGACCGACGGATCATAGATTATTCTCCTCTACTCTGGCAGCCTTTGCTGCGAGGCGTTATTCTACGTACACGTCCAAGACGGTCGGCTGAGCTATACAGACAAATATGGACCGCTGAAGGATCACCCCTCCTCTTAAACTCGTTAGCTCAGCAATCCGGTTTGCAAGCGCTGCTCGGCCCACGGTATAAGGTAGAACTCGGCTTAGCGTATAGCGAACCAAGTATGGAACAAGCGATGAACAAATTGGAGACTGCTGGTATCACTCGCATCATCATTGTGCCACTATTCCCTCAATATTCGTCTACTACGACGGCATCCGTATTCGATCAGGCGAGCTTTGCTGCCTTAGGACGCCAAAGCTCCACTGGACCGGTAACGAAGCGCCTTATTCCTGCTCTCAGATTTATGGATGCTTATTATAATGAACCCGGTTATATTTCTGCCATGAAGTCGCATTTACTCCAGCAAATAGAACTTCTGAGCGCTGATCCTGATTATTTTGTGCTGACCTTTCACGGGATTCCCAAACGTTATGCTGATACAGGCGATCCCTATCCCCAGCAATGTATGGAAACGGCACACCTTCTCGCATCTGCTATGAATTGGGAGCCCGGAAGCTGGCAGGTTACTTTTCAATCACGCTTCGGACGTGAAGAGTGGGTTGGTCCCTCTACAGCTGATGTTTTGGGAGGGCTTGCTGAACGTGGAATTCGTAAACCTTTGATTTTCTCACCGGGCCTTGTAACCGATTGTCTGGAAACGCTGCATGAGCTAGCGATAGAAGGGCGTGAACAATTTGAGGCTGGAGGAGGATATGCAGAAGACTTCGTTGCGGTCCCTTGCTTGAATAATCATGAGGAATGGCTTCAATTTCTGGCTCAGCATGTTGAACAAAACGCCTTGGGCTGGTAA